From the Calliopsis andreniformis isolate RMS-2024a chromosome 4, iyCalAndr_principal, whole genome shotgun sequence genome, one window contains:
- the Cyt-b5 gene encoding cytochrome b5 isoform X1 — protein sequence MCADCTSIVKGATKLVLKTKDIRWTLLYYHSFYCKIKNMATENSTVDTATTKLYTRAEVFKHTENNDLWIIIHNKVYNLSSFLNEHPGGEEVLLELGGRDGTEPFEDIGHSSDARQMMESYKIGEIVEEERTKGNASDANAIPAEDNTGCSGSWRSWLIPIALGVLATLVYRYFIKAH from the exons ATGTGCGCCGACTGTACTTCGATTGTGAAAG gtgcaactaagTTAGTCTTAAAAACGAAGGACATCAGATGGACATTACTGTACTATCATAG TTTCTACTGCAAGATAAAAAATATGGCGACCGAAAACTCCACTGTGGATACCGCTACTACCAAATTGTACACGCGGGCAGAAGTTTTTAAACATACCGAGAACAACGATCTGTGGATTATTATTCACAATAAAGTTTATAATTTATCGTCGTTCCTTAATGAG CATCCAGGTGGAGAAGAAGTTCTGCTGGAGTTAGGAGGACGCGATGGTACTGAACCCTTTGAAGATATTGGTCACTCCAGCGATGCTAGGCAAATGATGGAGTCGTATAAAATTGGTGAAATTGTAGAG GAGGAACGAACAAAGGGAAATGCTAGTGATGCAAATGCAATTCCTGCAGAAGACAATACTGG TTGCAGTGGTTCTTGGAGGTCGTGGCTGATTCCTATCGCACTCGGAGTACTGGCAACTCTTGTCTACCGCTATTTTATTAAAGCACACTGA
- the Dnaseii gene encoding deoxyribonuclease II: MRVSFYVVIFLIACNAVNSNFYGKLQCKDENNAPVDWFVIYKLPKDPITSNPQIREGVGYLYITDKTVENGWKLSTRSIDSNSSMPGITLAPLYDDETRNENLWALYNDSPANKTTASSTYGHTKGAIAVNRDQGFWLIHSVPHFPPIPSNESNIKSGYSYPKNAKVNGQSFLCISIGSDQFNTFGKQLMYNEIIVYAKNAPEEISKQYPMLRNATNQIRIKKAPYTNKAVIKSLGSQEFTSFAKGSKWGKELYIDLVAPQLQSDLYVQTWLRSSDKIPSTCRGKNVYNIETIIFGIIDVTYKSTRDHSKWAISTTNRKTSWVCVADINRATTQSFRGGGAVCIDHPQLWTAYRNIINYVEQC; this comes from the exons ATGCGTGTCTCGTTTTATGTGGTTATTTTTTTAATCGCGTGTAACGCTGTAAATAGTAATTTTTATGGTAAGCTACAATGTAAGGACGAAAATAATGCGCCAGTCGATTG GTTTGTAATTTACAAATTACCGAAAGACCCAATAACTAGTAATCCCCAGATTAGGGAAGGTGTGGGTTATCTATACATAACAGATAAAACAGTCGAAAATGGTTGGAAATTGTCTACTAGGAGCATCGATTCCAACAGTTCTATGCCTGGAATCACATTAGCACCTCTCTACGATGAC GAAACTAGGAACGAAAACTTGTGGGCTTTATATAACGATAGTCCAGCGAACAAGACGACCGCCTCTTCGACTTATGGTCACACGAAAGGTGCAATAGCTGTTAATAGAGACCAAGGCTTTTGGTTAATTCACAGCGTTCCGCATTTCCCCCCGATCCCTTCAAACGAGTCTAACATCAAGAGTGGTTACAGTTATCCAAAAAATGCAAAGGTGAATGGACAAAGCTTTCTGTGCATTTCCATTGGTAGCGACCAATTCAACACTTTTGGCAAGCAACTAATGTACAATGAAATAATAGTGTATGCGAAAAATGCCCCAGAAGAGATCAGCAAACAGTATCCTATGCTGAGAAATGCGACCAATCAGATACGGATTAAAAAGGCTCCGTACACGAATAAAGCTGTTATCAAATCTTTGGGGTCGCAAGAGTTTACCTCCTTCGCCAAAGGCAGCAAGTGGGGAAAAG AACTGTATATTGATTTGGTCGCACCGCAGTTGCAGTCGGATCTATACGTGCAAACATGGTTGCGTAGTTCAGATAAGATACCCTCCACGTGTCGTGGTAAAAA CGTTTATAATATTGAGACCATCATATTCGGAATAATCGACGTCACTTATAAAAGCACTCGTGATCATTCAAAGTGGGCTATATCAACCACCAATAGAAAGACTTCTTGGGTTTGCGTTGCCGACATTAACAGAGCT ACTACGCAGAGTTTTCGAGGCGGTGGAGCTGTGTGCATTGATCATCCACAGTTGTGGACTGCTTATCGTAATATTATAAATTACGTAGAGCAATGTTAA
- the Vav gene encoding vav guanine nucleotide exchange factor isoform X1 — translation MSRIESSSDNERGWHECAKWLTRCGALRADHKANWPEATAVDLAYTLRDGVLLCNLLNTVDPGCIDMKDVNQKPQMAQFLCLRNIKVFLTACSTTFGLSDSDLFEPSMLFDLSNFHRVLCTLSALSNCPRLRRKVIPGFSIGHGRSQEDIYKDLQSAGAGREDERRRRRFRRREGDEAGGGGDNEDPVGEEDGYGAFCSHAQSEEIYQDLCSLHLPPPPSVAQDGAISGGEKRDYVIQELVETERNYSDVLNSLLRHFARPLSSLLRPEDSARIFFGIKELAEIHAGFHSQLRKARTGAALAQVFLDWREKFLIYGDYCANLTLAQNTLQEACARNELVNQEVIRCQQEANNGKFKLRDILSVPMQRVLKYHLLLDKLVEETPCDWLEDRRQLGKAREVMVDIAQYINEVKRDSDTLDIIKDIQASIIDWDIPEDAQLKDYGRLLRDGELKVKAHGDQRVKARYAFVFEQVVLICKAGRGEQYCFRETLRLDEYRLEDHTGRRTIGRDSRWSYQWLLVHKQEYTAYTLYARTEEQKQMWIKALQDAMDNVNPAACRNTNHKFKLTTFDSPCSCQRCGKFLKGRIFQGYRCEVCCLAVHKQCIAHSGRCMPAPPPPPPPPPLPCERALSVKLWFVGEMGRETASNKLEPREDGTYMLRVRPAGQPRLKHETNYALSIKADGAVKHIRVFKRDVDGADLYYLSESRFFKSVVELVEYYERVSLSENFEKLDQRLLWPYKRVLARALFDFRGGERNQLSLRRGCRVVVLSKEGDAKGWWKGKIGDQVGFFPKEYVEEE, via the exons ATGAGCAGAATAGAGAGCAGTTCAGATAATGAAAGAGGGTGGCATGAATGTGCTAAATGGTTAACCCGGTGTGGAGCTCTGAGGGCAGATCATAAAGCAAATTGGCCAGAAGCAACTGCAGTTGATTTAGCTTATACATTAAGAGATGGTGTATTGCTATGCAATCTTTTGAATACAGTAGATCCGGGATGCATAGACATGAAAGATGTAAATCAAAAGCCGCAGATGGCACAATTTTTGTGCTTGAGAAACATAAAAGTATTTTTAACTGCATGCTCAACCACTTTTGGCCTATCTGATTCCGACCTCTTCGAGCCCTCCATGTTGTTTGACCTATCAAATTTTCATCGTGTACTGTGCACTCTATCTGCTTTGTCAAATTGTCCTCGTTTAAGACGTAAGGTTATTCC TGGATTTTCTATAGGACATGGTAGATCCCAAGAGGATATCTATAAGGATTTACAAAGTGCTGGGGCAgg CCGTGAAGATGAGCGTCGTCGCAGAAGGTTTAGAAGGCGAGAAGGAGATGAAGCAGGTGGAGGAGGAGACAATGAAGACCCAGTTGGAGAAGAAGATGGATATGGAGCATTCTGCAGCCATGCTCAAAGCGAAGAAATCTACCAGGACCTTTGTAGTTTACACTTGCCACCTCCTCCATCTGTTGCACAG GATGGTGCGATTTCTGGAGGTGAAAAAAGAGATTATGTTATTCAAGAACTCGTTGAAACGGAACGAAACTACTCAGACGTTCTTAACAGTTTACTTAGACATTTTGCTAGACCGCTTTCGTCGCTATTACGACCTGAGGATTCAGCGCGCATTTTTTTTGGTATAAAGGAACTTGCAGAAATTCACGCCGGTTTTCATAGTCAACTTCGAAAAGCAAGAACTGGCGCTGCTTTAGCGCAAGTCTTTCTCGATTGGCGAGAAAAATTCCTTATTTATGGAGATTATTGCGCAAACCTTACGCTTGCGCAAAATACATTGCAAGAAGCCTGTGCGCGCAATGAATTAGTCAATCAGGAAGTTATT AGGTGCCAACAAGAAGCTAATAATGGTAAATTTAAACTAAGGGATATATTGTCTGTCCCAATGCAAAGAGTACTGAAATATCACTTACTGTTGGATAAACTGGTGGAAGAGACTCCTTGCGACTGGTTAGAAGATAGACGACAACTTGGAAAGGCTAGAGAAGTTATGGTCGATATAGCTCAATATATTAATGAAGTAAAACGTGACTCGGACACGTTAGACATTATAAAAGATATTCAGGCTTCCATAATCGACTGGGATATTCCAGAAGATGCACAATTAAAAGATTATGGACGATTGCTCAGAGACGGCGAGCTTAAG GTAAAAGCTCACGGTGATCAACGAGTAAAGGCTCGTTACGCGTTTGTTTTCGAGCAAGTAGTATTAATTTGTAAAGCGGGTAGAGGGGAACAATACTGTTTCCGTGAAACCTTGCGCCTGGACGAGTACAGATTGGAAGATCATACAGGAAGACGTACAATCGGCAGAGATTCTCGATGGTCTTATCAATGGTTACTTGTCCATAAACAAGAATATACAGCATATACCTTATATGCAAGAACAGAAGAGCAGAAACAAATGTGGATCAAAGCGTTGCAGGATGCAATGGATAATGTTAATCCCGCTGCGTGTCGCAACACAAATCACAAATTTAAGCTCACAACGTTTGACAGTCCGTGCAGTTGTCAGCGTTGCGGCAAGTTTCTGAAGGGTCGCATATTTCAG GGATATCGTTGTGAAGTCTGTTGCCTTGCTGTGCACAAGCAGTGTATTGCACATTCCGGACGGTGCATGCCAGCACCACCTCCTCCTCCGCCTCCACCACCTTTGCCATGCGAACGTGCTCTCTCAGTGAAGTTATGGTTCGTGGGAGAAATGGGTCGCGAAACGGCTTCAAATAAGTTAGAACCTCGTGAAGATGGTACATACATGTTGCGAGTACGACCTGCTGGACAACCACGTCTGAAGCACGAGACTAATTATGCTCTTAGCATCAA GGCAGATGGAGCGGTGAAACACATAAGAGTATTTAAACGCGACGTGGACGGCGCTGATTTATATTATCTTAGTGAATCTCGTTTCTTCAAGAGTGTAGTAGAACTTGTCGAGTATTACGAACGAGTATCGTTGTCAGAAAATTTTGAGAAATTAGATCAGCGTTTGTTATGGCCGTACAAGCGTGTATTGGCTAGAGCGTTGTTCGATTTTCGCGGAGGCGAGCGTAATCAGTTAAGTCTGCGACGGGGTTGCAGAGTTGTCGTATTGAGCAAAGAAGGTGATGCCAAAGGATGGTGGAAAGGAAAGATAGGAGATCAAGTAGGATTTTTTCCAAAGGAGTACGTTGAGGAAgagtaa
- the LOC143178417 gene encoding torsin-1A has protein sequence MNFAGFLSVYILVSFLAVYVKCEFAWSESLSTINTRLYSTMSYIVCKFKECCNNEDGFPDIERLDNIFHKELFGQDIAHHVVINALMGHVSSPNPPKALVMSFHGPPGTGKTYVTQMIAKSFYKNGDQSKFYHFFNGRNDFPLQQNVEQYKEELRNIITNSLQSCERSMFVFDEVDKMPEGLLNVLVPFMDYNSRLKPWRFSGKTINTKQAIFIFLSNTGSSRITQRLLTLWEEGKQRHMTKLQDFEYLISVGAFNEKGGFYRSDTIDTNLIDHYVPFLPLEETHVKKCLQNAFINRDIIPTTEMIQEGLSFVIFGPPPHNLYATAGCKRLEQKVASIVYNQKKRLEL, from the exons ATGAATTTTGCCGGTTTTTTATCAGTGTATATTCTCGTTAGTTTCTTAGCGGTTTATGTAAAATGTGAATTTGCATGGTCAGAATCATTATCAACTATAAACACTCGTCTTTATAGTACAATGTCATATATAGTTTGTAAATTTAAAGAATGTTGCAATAATGAGGATGGTTTTCCTGATATTGAGA GATTAGATAATATCTTCCATAAAGAACTTTTTGGGCAAGATATTGCACATCATGTAGTGATAAATGCTTTAATGGGTCATGTGTCTTCACCTAATCCTCCAAAAGCTCTGGTTATGAGCTTTCATGGTCCACCAGGAACTGGCAAAACATATGTAACTCAAATGATAGCTAAATCATTTTACAAGAATGGCGATCAAAGtaaattttatcatttttttaatGGCCGCAATGATTTTCCATTGCAACAAAATGTAGAGCAGTATAAG GAAGAGTTACGAAATATTATCACTAATAGCTTACAAAGCTGTGAAAGATCAATGTTTGTATTTGATGAAGTAGATAAAATGCCAGAAGGTCTATTAAATGTTCTTGTACCATTTATGGACTATAATTCAAGACTGAAACCATGGAGATTCAGTGGCAAGActataaatacaaaacaagcaattttcatatttttatctaATACTGGAAGCTCACGAATTACACAACGTTTATTAACTCTATGGGAAGAAGGAAAACAGAGACATATGACTAAACTTCAAGACTTTGAGTACTTAATAAGTGTTGGTGCATTTAATGAAAAAGGTGGTTTTTATCGTAGTGATACAATTGACACTAATCTTATAGACCATTATGTCCCTTTCTTACCTCTTGAAGAAACACATGTGAAAAAGTGTTTACAAAATGCTTTCATAAATAGGGATATTATTCCAACTACAGAAATGATACAGGAAGGTTTGTCTTTTGTGATTTTTGGACCCCCTCCACATAATCTTTATGCAACAGCTGGTTGTAAGAGACTAGAACAAAAAGTAGCTAGTATTGTATATAATCAAAAGAAAAGGCTGGAACTTTGA
- the Vav gene encoding vav guanine nucleotide exchange factor isoform X2, with protein MSRIESSSDNERGWHECAKWLTRCGALRADHKANWPEATAVDLAYTLRDGVLLCNLLNTVDPGCIDMKDVNQKPQMAQFLCLRNIKVFLTACSTTFGLSDSDLFEPSMLFDLSNFHRVLCTLSALSNCPRLRRKVIPGFSIGHGRSQEDIYKDLQSAGAGPTTGVVAFSMKPKVMDIDESQVYQELLCFSSNSPHDWPSSEKDGAISGGEKRDYVIQELVETERNYSDVLNSLLRHFARPLSSLLRPEDSARIFFGIKELAEIHAGFHSQLRKARTGAALAQVFLDWREKFLIYGDYCANLTLAQNTLQEACARNELVNQEVIRCQQEANNGKFKLRDILSVPMQRVLKYHLLLDKLVEETPCDWLEDRRQLGKAREVMVDIAQYINEVKRDSDTLDIIKDIQASIIDWDIPEDAQLKDYGRLLRDGELKVKAHGDQRVKARYAFVFEQVVLICKAGRGEQYCFRETLRLDEYRLEDHTGRRTIGRDSRWSYQWLLVHKQEYTAYTLYARTEEQKQMWIKALQDAMDNVNPAACRNTNHKFKLTTFDSPCSCQRCGKFLKGRIFQGYRCEVCCLAVHKQCIAHSGRCMPAPPPPPPPPPLPCERALSVKLWFVGEMGRETASNKLEPREDGTYMLRVRPAGQPRLKHETNYALSIKADGAVKHIRVFKRDVDGADLYYLSESRFFKSVVELVEYYERVSLSENFEKLDQRLLWPYKRVLARALFDFRGGERNQLSLRRGCRVVVLSKEGDAKGWWKGKIGDQVGFFPKEYVEEE; from the exons ATGAGCAGAATAGAGAGCAGTTCAGATAATGAAAGAGGGTGGCATGAATGTGCTAAATGGTTAACCCGGTGTGGAGCTCTGAGGGCAGATCATAAAGCAAATTGGCCAGAAGCAACTGCAGTTGATTTAGCTTATACATTAAGAGATGGTGTATTGCTATGCAATCTTTTGAATACAGTAGATCCGGGATGCATAGACATGAAAGATGTAAATCAAAAGCCGCAGATGGCACAATTTTTGTGCTTGAGAAACATAAAAGTATTTTTAACTGCATGCTCAACCACTTTTGGCCTATCTGATTCCGACCTCTTCGAGCCCTCCATGTTGTTTGACCTATCAAATTTTCATCGTGTACTGTGCACTCTATCTGCTTTGTCAAATTGTCCTCGTTTAAGACGTAAGGTTATTCC TGGATTTTCTATAGGACATGGTAGATCCCAAGAGGATATCTATAAGGATTTACAAAGTGCTGGGGCAgg CCCCACAACAGGAGTGGTGGCATTTTCCATGAAACCTAAGGTTATGGATATAGATGAATCTcaagtatatcaggaattacttTGCTTCTCAAGTAATTCTCCACATGACTGGCCTTCTTCTGAGAAG GATGGTGCGATTTCTGGAGGTGAAAAAAGAGATTATGTTATTCAAGAACTCGTTGAAACGGAACGAAACTACTCAGACGTTCTTAACAGTTTACTTAGACATTTTGCTAGACCGCTTTCGTCGCTATTACGACCTGAGGATTCAGCGCGCATTTTTTTTGGTATAAAGGAACTTGCAGAAATTCACGCCGGTTTTCATAGTCAACTTCGAAAAGCAAGAACTGGCGCTGCTTTAGCGCAAGTCTTTCTCGATTGGCGAGAAAAATTCCTTATTTATGGAGATTATTGCGCAAACCTTACGCTTGCGCAAAATACATTGCAAGAAGCCTGTGCGCGCAATGAATTAGTCAATCAGGAAGTTATT AGGTGCCAACAAGAAGCTAATAATGGTAAATTTAAACTAAGGGATATATTGTCTGTCCCAATGCAAAGAGTACTGAAATATCACTTACTGTTGGATAAACTGGTGGAAGAGACTCCTTGCGACTGGTTAGAAGATAGACGACAACTTGGAAAGGCTAGAGAAGTTATGGTCGATATAGCTCAATATATTAATGAAGTAAAACGTGACTCGGACACGTTAGACATTATAAAAGATATTCAGGCTTCCATAATCGACTGGGATATTCCAGAAGATGCACAATTAAAAGATTATGGACGATTGCTCAGAGACGGCGAGCTTAAG GTAAAAGCTCACGGTGATCAACGAGTAAAGGCTCGTTACGCGTTTGTTTTCGAGCAAGTAGTATTAATTTGTAAAGCGGGTAGAGGGGAACAATACTGTTTCCGTGAAACCTTGCGCCTGGACGAGTACAGATTGGAAGATCATACAGGAAGACGTACAATCGGCAGAGATTCTCGATGGTCTTATCAATGGTTACTTGTCCATAAACAAGAATATACAGCATATACCTTATATGCAAGAACAGAAGAGCAGAAACAAATGTGGATCAAAGCGTTGCAGGATGCAATGGATAATGTTAATCCCGCTGCGTGTCGCAACACAAATCACAAATTTAAGCTCACAACGTTTGACAGTCCGTGCAGTTGTCAGCGTTGCGGCAAGTTTCTGAAGGGTCGCATATTTCAG GGATATCGTTGTGAAGTCTGTTGCCTTGCTGTGCACAAGCAGTGTATTGCACATTCCGGACGGTGCATGCCAGCACCACCTCCTCCTCCGCCTCCACCACCTTTGCCATGCGAACGTGCTCTCTCAGTGAAGTTATGGTTCGTGGGAGAAATGGGTCGCGAAACGGCTTCAAATAAGTTAGAACCTCGTGAAGATGGTACATACATGTTGCGAGTACGACCTGCTGGACAACCACGTCTGAAGCACGAGACTAATTATGCTCTTAGCATCAA GGCAGATGGAGCGGTGAAACACATAAGAGTATTTAAACGCGACGTGGACGGCGCTGATTTATATTATCTTAGTGAATCTCGTTTCTTCAAGAGTGTAGTAGAACTTGTCGAGTATTACGAACGAGTATCGTTGTCAGAAAATTTTGAGAAATTAGATCAGCGTTTGTTATGGCCGTACAAGCGTGTATTGGCTAGAGCGTTGTTCGATTTTCGCGGAGGCGAGCGTAATCAGTTAAGTCTGCGACGGGGTTGCAGAGTTGTCGTATTGAGCAAAGAAGGTGATGCCAAAGGATGGTGGAAAGGAAAGATAGGAGATCAAGTAGGATTTTTTCCAAAGGAGTACGTTGAGGAAgagtaa
- the Cyt-b5 gene encoding cytochrome b5 isoform X2, protein MCADCTSIVKGATKLVLKTKDIRWTLLYYHSFYCKIKNMATENSTVDTATTKLYTRAEVFKHTENNDLWIIIHNKVYNLSSFLNEHPGGEEVLLELGGRDGTEPFEDIGHSSDARQMMESYKIGEIVEEERTKGNASDANAIPAEDNTGGSWRSWLIPIALGVLATLVYRYFIKAH, encoded by the exons ATGTGCGCCGACTGTACTTCGATTGTGAAAG gtgcaactaagTTAGTCTTAAAAACGAAGGACATCAGATGGACATTACTGTACTATCATAG TTTCTACTGCAAGATAAAAAATATGGCGACCGAAAACTCCACTGTGGATACCGCTACTACCAAATTGTACACGCGGGCAGAAGTTTTTAAACATACCGAGAACAACGATCTGTGGATTATTATTCACAATAAAGTTTATAATTTATCGTCGTTCCTTAATGAG CATCCAGGTGGAGAAGAAGTTCTGCTGGAGTTAGGAGGACGCGATGGTACTGAACCCTTTGAAGATATTGGTCACTCCAGCGATGCTAGGCAAATGATGGAGTCGTATAAAATTGGTGAAATTGTAGAG GAGGAACGAACAAAGGGAAATGCTAGTGATGCAAATGCAATTCCTGCAGAAGACAATACTGG TGGTTCTTGGAGGTCGTGGCTGATTCCTATCGCACTCGGAGTACTGGCAACTCTTGTCTACCGCTATTTTATTAAAGCACACTGA
- the Cyt-b5 gene encoding cytochrome b5 isoform X3, with the protein MCADCTSIVKGATKLVLKTKDIRWTLLYYHSFYCKIKNMATENSTVDTATTKLYTRAEVFKHTENNDLWIIIHNKVYNLSSFLNEHPGGEEVLLELGGRDGTEPFEDIGHSSDARQMMESYKIGEIVEEERTKGNASDANAIPAEDNTGRCCNVM; encoded by the exons ATGTGCGCCGACTGTACTTCGATTGTGAAAG gtgcaactaagTTAGTCTTAAAAACGAAGGACATCAGATGGACATTACTGTACTATCATAG TTTCTACTGCAAGATAAAAAATATGGCGACCGAAAACTCCACTGTGGATACCGCTACTACCAAATTGTACACGCGGGCAGAAGTTTTTAAACATACCGAGAACAACGATCTGTGGATTATTATTCACAATAAAGTTTATAATTTATCGTCGTTCCTTAATGAG CATCCAGGTGGAGAAGAAGTTCTGCTGGAGTTAGGAGGACGCGATGGTACTGAACCCTTTGAAGATATTGGTCACTCCAGCGATGCTAGGCAAATGATGGAGTCGTATAAAATTGGTGAAATTGTAGAG GAGGAACGAACAAAGGGAAATGCTAGTGATGCAAATGCAATTCCTGCAGAAGACAATACTGG CCGATGCTGCAATGTGATGTGA